GTGTACTGTTGTCTGACGACGAGTTTAAAGAATACGTATGatgcaaataaaacataaatgtggcataacataaattaaatttaaaataaaaacataaatttgagCTCATGTTTGACGTCAATTCCATTCTAACTTTCCCATACTCTAATGTGTTTATCTGTTTATAGATTGAAGATGAAAGCAAATACGATCAACTTCAAACGACGTATGTCAGACCATCTCCCTCACTGTTGGACGGAGAACCAACGCTTGTCGATTCCATGAATCTCTCCGACCCCAGTGTAAGTATTCGATAAAAATTTTCTGGCAGTTATTTTGGATTGAATTTCACTTTCAGCCTACGAAcaaaatgctttgaaaattttatatatcgaaacttttacaacaaaagtTATAATAAAAGCACTTAAAATATCGCATTATTTTAGAATCGTATATATTAACAAAGGACATATTATTCATTAGTCACATTCACGCAACGCTTGTTTAAAAAGCTCGCTTCGATTTCGCAGCCAAGCGACAACGAAAATTCGACGTCATCATACGACATCGGGATAGTTCGGCAATTTCCGTTTTCATCCAGCCTGCAGCGAGCCAGCGTCATAGTCAAACCGTATCGGTCCCAGGGCCGAGACATGGTGGTTTACATGAAGGGCGCGCCAGAGAAAGTTGCCAAGCTGTGCAGGCCGGAGTCGCTGCCGTCTGATTTTCACGACACTCTTAAGGTAATGTTTTGCTATTGCACTTACACACTTAGTCACCAATTAGGACTTATGAAAACTGTGTGTTTTTTTTAGTTCGTTGATAGCGCCAACTGTTGATTATTGATATGATATTTGTAACAATGCCTGCTTAATCTGGTGGTGTTAATGACACAGGTATGATGCCGTCGGTGTTATTACGAGTTATAAAATGAAGGGCTTACATGACACGAGGTCGCATTTAACTGGTATTGGTGGCTAAGTTAAGGTCGATATCCGAAAGAATCCGTAGTAACCACTCGTCCATTTATACTTTCCGCAGAGTTACACCGAGAAGGGTTTCCGTATGATCGGCATGGCGTACAAAAATCTCAAAACCAGCTGGTTGAAGGCGCAGAAAATTGAACGTGCTTCAGTCGAGTGCGAACTCACTTTTCTCGGCCTCGTTGCGATGCAAAACAAGCTTAAACCGCAATCTTCCAGTAAGTTCATCAAACACCCGCATAGCACCTTGGAAGTTTAGCATTAATTTCTATGCTCCTGTAggaaaaaatgatgaaaaaaaagaaaaacgagtGAATAATCGAAAAAAGCGAATGAAAGAAGACAAAAAACGAGAGAGAGTCGTAAAAAGCAAACCGTATGCTGTTCTTCGCAGGTGCTCTGGAAAAACTCCACCAGGCTAACATACGCACCCTCATGGTCACAGGAGACAATATCCTGACCTCACTGAGCGTGGCGCGGGAATCGGGGATGATTGGGGCACACGATTTGGTCTTGCTGGCACACACTACGGCCCCCACTTCAACAGAACCGGCTCAGCTAAGATGGCAGCCTGCGGAAAACGCTGCGTCTTGTTCGTCACTGTCTAATAGCAAAGAGTAAGGCTAGGTCATGCTGAGAAGGTTTAACCTACTTTATAACCGTATCGCTCGCCAGAGGTTATATTTGTTTACATACACTACacaaaatctatttttatAATGTACCTTTACTTACAGTCTTGTTATTACCTGTTTTTTCAGGAGTTCGCCATTTTCTTCGGGAGACGAAAAAGCGTTTAAACGTATGAAAAAGGTGGCCATAGAACTGGAAGAAACGGTAACTATTCTACCCTTTTCGTTTTAAGAAACATACTCCCATAGCTTAAATGTTGGTAGTGTTTGGGCTTAAACCGCGTATGTAGGTTTTTTAGCTTTGGCTTTGACGACCGTTAAAAGATTAAGAGATCCTGACTTTTAAGAGTAATTGCTAATGCTTTGCTTTAGTTGCAATCTGCGGAAGTACAAGTTTAAAAGGCTGTTTCGGTTCCGCGAAACACCTTTAGAAAATACTGCGTGTCTGAGAGCTAAACAAGTGAAATCGTGTTGAAATTGAAGGCAACTTTGCTGAATTAggaaaacaaaactgtttaccagtaaaatttaatttcaacatAAGCCTTCAAACCCAACCTAAACGTCCAAACGAGATTGGAACATATCTAAAATAATTCCAACAAAGCGATAACTCAGTATTGACACTGCTCAGCGCTGACCGATTTTTAACCATGATGTCAATTTGAAACAGGTTTCTTCGTCCTGGCATCTCGCAGTGTCCGGACACGACTATTCCATCATCGAAGAATATTTCCAGGAATGGATGGAAGTGTTGGCGGTAAAAGGTGGCGAGACCTACTTCCCACAATATTTACGTGATCATGTGATTTTATGTTCCGGTTTCCCGTGGACTGAAATAAACTCCAGTCGGCTGTTTGATGAGCCAATTAAACATATTATGCAACAAAACCGATTCTTTTGGATTCGATACAAGCGAATGCACGCACGCAATACTGCAAAGTAATATAGCacagcaaaatgcaaaaaatgcgAAGTCACGCAAAAACAAGAAGATTCCCGGAATTATTGGCTTGTCAGTGTCTTTTAATTATAGCATTAAAAGGTCATTGTTTTCAAGtctatttattttcaatcaaaCTTCCAGGCACAATATTCGCCCGAATGTCTCCAGACCAGAAGACGAGCTTAATGGAGAATCTGCAGTCGGTTGACTACCACGTCTGTATGTGTGGTGACGGCGCCAATGACTGTGGCGCGTTGAAGCGAGCGCACGCCGGGTTATCACTATCCGAGTACGAGGTAATTGTTTCACCATCTTCTTTTGCTTGTTGGATACACTTAGAAAAAATCGCCAAACAATGAGGTGAAACTTGGGTAAAGGGGGTGAAATTTGAATGCCGTGCTCGCTTTACGTCGTCGTGACGAAATGCTACGTGTACATTGTTGACGTTAAACAATTACTCAGCCCAAGGCCGCATGTAAAATCTACATCGTTTACGCAAACGTGGACACTCGCTTTATTTCACGCTTTGTGTCTGTTATATATCGAAATTGTGTAAAATATTGtctgcaaaaatataaaactaatCATTTGCCAAATCTTAATTGATTTTGTTCTAATTTGCTACGTTGATGGGGTACATAAATGAATGCGCTATTTTTGTAGATTGCTATGTGGATAGTAATGTTACGTTTGAATGTCTAACCAGTgtgttaataatttttattaagGCAACCGCTTTATCGCTCAAACATCAATGCAATCAGCATTTAGTCTTGGACTAACTTCTTGTCTTGTTTCActtaacataaaataacacGCACACGTGCAATGAATCGTAACACTGTGTCTATAGGCGTCTGTGGCGGCGCCGTTTACATCGCACACTGACCTCGGTATAGAATGCGTTCCCACTCTAATAAGAGAAGGGCGCGCGGCATTGGTCACATCTTTCGGAGTCTTCAAGTTCATGGCCCTTTACTCTGTCATCCAATTCTGTTCGATCACAATCCTGTACAACGTTCTATCCAACCTGAGCGATTTTGAATACCTCTACATCGACCTTATTATTATTGACGTTGTCGCTTTAACTATGTCGAGAAACCACGCCCACAGGTGAGTAACCTTTTTGATGCATTTTACGATTAGTTTTGTGGAGAATTTTACTTAATTGTATTAACAGTTAAATTACTTCTGAAAATGTACGGTTCAATATTTAGAATTTAATTGCCTTTCGCATCTTGATTAGACGAccaaaaaattgtcaaaattgccTTTTTTGTTACCCCGTTATTGTTAATGAATCAATCTTTTAGAACTGACAGTAGCCAGTAATCTATTTGTTTGACTTATTTATTATATCCGCCTAAGCAGATAGATACTCTTATGTTAAAATCAAGCTTAATTTGCAGCAAACTTCACCACAAACGTCCTGCATCGAGTTTGGTTTCAGCCGAGGTTCTGACGTCCTTAATATGCCAGATTCTATTCCAACTAGGCGCGCAGTTGGCCGCCTTTTTCTTAGTACAGGAGCAGTGCTGGTACACTTCGCTGACGCCGGCGCAAGGTAAAGTGTTGTGcatgatttttaaaactgtCCCTGGTttgagtttaaattttttgttaaaattttttcaggTTAATTTGCTAAACCGGTCGATCGTGTTATTGAGTTTAATAAATGTTGGTTGAGTTTGACAGTGGGAAATTTGTACgaaaattacatttatttatCGTGGATTATATTCCTGTCTACAAATTAACATTTCCTTCTGTATTATTAAATGCAAACTTGGACATTACACGCGCTCGCTACCATGCGCCAAAGAAAATTTCTTAGAAAACTAAATGTTAACATGAAACAAAGATCGTTTCATGTCTGGATGTAAAAAGActtattttccattttttttcatttgcgcTAATTTAAATCGCTTTTTTTTTCAGCAGacgattttatttttaattttgcttgaATTTCGTTTCGTAGCACGCGATGTCCAATCTCAAAAAATGCAACATCATTCCTTTGGCATTTGACATGATTTGATCACCCAGTGTATTAGTGGTCGCCCATATATGGTGACATGCCCATTCAAGCATGACGCTTTTCATGCACATGTCATCCAAAAACACGGCACGCATCACGCACTGCTATTTGAACGTTACGTCTACAACACGAAATTAGTCCTCGGGCTCAAGATAGAATGGAATTCAGGCGCAAAAAAAACGTTAGAATGTGATTGAAATGTTATAATCATGAATCGAacttgttgttttgttgtatgaAATTGAGCCAAGCCTATCTAAACCGCTCCTTGAACATTACCATACTCTGTGTCTGTGTAATTATAAACATTCCCGGAACCAGTACTAGCTTCCTGTTATACGTTACACCTCCTACCCATGCTAAACGCAAATAACACGCAGAAAATAACGTAGTCGTGAATCATTCAAATGAGCATGAGGCAATACTAACCTGACTTGCGGTTCACtcgtttttatttattattattaatccTTTTGCTTTCTGTATTGTCTTTGCATATATCACCACAGCCAAGAACCAAACTTACGGCAACGCAACCATATGCCCCAGCCTGAATCACGTCGAGGACCAATCACAGGTAAATAGAAGATGTAAATTTGTCCTTTTCGGAACAACGACAACAATACTTAAAGCCTGTATTGAACTTAAACTGATGCTTTAATATTGTAACTGTGAAAAGATAACAACTAATAGGATCATCTATTAAGCAGTACCGAAACTTCTAACAATGACTTTAAATTTGAAGTGTGCTTATGATAATTGTCAGTTCCgtttgaaatgtgtttttttttaagtgtaATCCTGTTATAATATGCTTTTATGATCCATTTTATCTATAACAGCTTGAGAATGATGACAACCTCCTGACGTACGAAGGAGCCACCATATTCTATTTATCCTGCTTTCTCTATATGTCCGTGTCCGTAGCTTTCTCAAGAGGAAAACCGTTCCGGACTTCCATCTACAAGAACAAATTCTTCATCATTTCCCTCATCCTTCTCATCGGTTTCACCATTTTCTTAATGTTTTTTGCTCCTCTGGATGTGGATAACTTTTTCGAAGTTCGTCCCATTCCGGATCAAATTTTCCTCGCCATACTGGTAGCGATCGCCGGAGGCCATTTTCTTCTGTCTGTCTCCTTTGAAATGATGGTGGTGGAGAACAGCGATCTCTGGGACTCGATCAGAAGAAGCTGCTCTTGCTTTTTGAGGAAGCACGTCTCAAAGAGGTACAAGGTCGTGCTCGGATTCCTCCAGTCTAATTGCGATCCCATCGTCTCGTCGGATGTTGCAGGAGGGGACCCTTATCAATACTTCGTTTCCGTCGCCGACAAACCGCCGAACCCTTTTCAGGTCGTAGGTCAGACTTTAAGGTCAAATGTCAAAGATGACaggaaaagttttgtttccaTAAAAACTGGTTTTTAGCAGCAAACCACAAACATACACGTCAATTGAAACGAACCAACAAGACCATTTTCCATCCCGTAGAAATATAAATGATATTGCTTAGTTATCACATAGTTATAAAAGTAGTAGGAATGTTTCGTAATCGTACagcacaattttattttggaatGTAGCAACTTCGCCTGTACAAAATTCCCATTATGCGAGTCGTTCATTTCATGCTTTTGACTTTTAATGTTGATAAATAGCCTTGAGATAAGCTTTTGTTGGAAGTAGGTTCGTTTCGTGAAGTGTCGCCCCCTATCAAGGCGACTCTGTTATTCAGTGTATTGTGTTTTCGATTGTGGCGTAATTCATTAGCTTTGCCTTTACATTAGCAAAGTCGAAATCATTGTTCGTTTTGTGAAAACTTCTTCATGTGCAAGCAAAAAGCTGCGatgttattgcattttaaaCGGTGCCATGATGGTCGCTATAGTTGTTTATTGAAACACGATTATTGTATTTTACTGCACGTTAAATCTCAATCTTTAAGtcgaaataaaaaatgatcgAAAATAAATGGTTTTAAATCTTTATATCGTGACTTCTTTATTGCCAAGATGTGCAGCAACATATCACGCCACTGTGCGCCTTGGTGTACGTCTTTACAACTTCAGCTATTGTGTTCGTAGAATTGCCCAACGTGCCGGatattttaacttgttttaaaatttaaatttagatcctggcgaaaaaatataaattatttgCATAAGACTTCCATAATTACCACGCTCAATAACGTTACGAAAATGTGGTAGCGAGTGGTATAAGTTTGGAATTTGATGAGGGTACTAGTCAAAACGAAACACGAATCAATAATAAAGATTTCAAACCAAAAAAGTATTTGCCGCAGCTGTGTAGAACTTTCGCTCGAGGTAGtctacatttttttaaatatgccTATCGGGTAAAAGCTGCAAAAAGCGCTGGTTGTTTTCGTCCGATTATACAGCAACCGCTTTTTTCGGAGAAATGCAAATTTATCTCACGAAATTCCTGACCCACAAAGAGGTACCAGCCTTTGCTGAGAACTTCTCTTTTTTCAGTGAGTCTTCAACCAAGAGTCCGCCATAAACACGCTTAAAGATGGCTTTATGTCCGACCGCCGTCACATGATAAATAATGTTAACTTTTGCGGTTATGGAAAATACCGATTTTTAATAAGCCAGTGAGTTTTTTCGCggctattttgttttaataacaaaaaatcgCTCGTAGCCAGCACTTGTACGCTGTTAATTAAAACCACAAATTGTTGCGTTTTCCTGTCGTAAAATGCCATGACTCAGATAAACAAGTTTATCTTTTGGAAATATGGTAATCTCGATCGCTTGATCGCAAAATGGCGCCCAGATAAATGTTAACGTCACACCAAGCATCCTCAGTAATTACGACATGTTTGATGGGTTTGGAAATTTTAATCTCTTTTGATTGCGTCATGTTTAGGTGTGCCGAGATACTATAAGAAAGGTGTTTATATGGACTTTTCTCGAACTAAAGTGCGACCAGGTATGATCGCtttataaaactttaattggaAAGATATTTCTTGGAAAATTCCTAGTTTGAAAATAACTGTCTTTGCAGCTTTTAAACAGCCAACTTCATTTTCTAGCTCATTTTCTTCGCCACGGTATCTTGTAAatcattttgttaatttcacaaaaatttggGTAAAACGAAAGCAGTAGTCCTACAGCTTCAAGGCATTTCTATCAATGAGTATAAcgataaacaaaacaatgttcctgtttttagtaaaaaatttaacatttacgACAATAAGTCATGTCTTTGACCCGGAATAATCTCATCAATGTCAATCATTACAAAATGTACTAGAGTATTTTCATCAGCATATTAAATTCGTCGGTTCAATTCCAAACCAAACAACAAAGCAATTGAGTGTACTTTGCCACGAAGTAAACAATCTAACGTCCGAAAAGTTCTTAGTTTTAAGGTTTCGCTTGAGAGTTAGATTAAGTTTGCTAGCTCTTTTTGTGGTATGAAACATAACAACGGTGCTTTTGAACTCCCAGCGGCCTCCACAAATCGTTTGAAGCTAATACTAGCCAAAAAAGTTATAATCAACTGCTGAGCAAGAATAATTACCAGGCCAAAAAGTGTAGAAATATGCgtttcagaaaaaaacaacCACCATTGATTATCTCGAGGATTTCAATATgttttaattacaaaaattgctttacCCAAAAGCACAAGACATGTCATCGGTAACTGGAGACATTTCAATTTCGCAAATACTCTCCAAACAAGTTGCATTATAATTAAATAACATTTGAAAGCGTTGTTGAATGCTTGATTACCCACGTTTTGGGTCAAGTTAAACGAACGGGATGTCGaaccttttttaatttttattaaaactattttaagtttagtttaaaagtttttaaaagctaattAAACACtgaaacaaattaacaaaatggtTTTGCGGGAtgttgacattttttgatGACTTCAACGACTGCGTCATTGCTTTCTTGGGGAATGAGTAATGTAACTGTGATGAATTTCAACTCACGCCCAAGGAAGCATTATTAAAAATCTGACAGGTTCACAAGAAAGAAACCAACAACAAGCAAGCGTTGTTTCAATTGAAATGAGGGAATAGTTGGTGTCAGTTTTCGAAATTTTGCGTTCCTTGAAAGAGCATTTAAAGATTGGGTGCCACGCATAGTGCTAAAGAGATGTTAAATTCTATACCTGCTGCGCTGTTGATCCGAGGGGATTTAGAAGGCGTAAAGATTTTATCGACCGTCCCTAAAGGTAACTCCCTATGGAATGCTTGTTAAGCAGAACAACAGATACGTTGaatcttatttttttaatatttatggcAAAGCCGAAAATAACTCAACctgaaatatattttgctcGAATATAATAAACGCAAAATAAAGGTAACAAAATGGCTGACATGGCAGGGAACCACACTGATCTTATAAAAAACTGGTGTTCTTTGTGTCACTTTGATTCTATTCATAGCGTTATAGCAGTCCAAAATAGCAACTTGGCCggtattttaatattacaCTACCGGGTTTCAATCTAAGGCTTTAAAAAGAAGACAATTTGACAAAGGCACAACCGCACACCCCTCAACATTTACGAGTTTATTTTTATCGCCAATAGTGTccaaattaaactttaaaaacgaTACAGGGTCGACGAAAATCGCCTTCTTTTGTTCCCAAAAAGGAAACCATTCGTGTTTTTATGAGGCAGATATCAAGCtcaattacattatttttgGTAGAGCGTTTTCAGCTTCCtgtttttgctaaaaatgACCGCTTCCCGAAATAAGTGCCTCGAATATGGAATCGATTCGTGGGCTATAGCTTCTCTGGACctatttttgttgatttgaaCCCGCGAAGTTTGTTTTAACGCTGCTATTAATACCTTGCATGCAACAAGCAACAAATAGGTGGTGGCACGTATAAATCATAAATGCTGGTTTGTTTTCTATAGCCTGGTGTTTTATGCCGTTTCATAACCGAGTAAAATTACCCTTCTAACCAGGGGTGATTATACATTCAGCGTAATAAGTGTATTGTCAAAAGCGCCATTCATTTCTAATATTCCCCACACCTTGGGGATTCACGTTTTCCGTTATGCAAATAACCTCGTTGTCTATGGTCTGTTGGTGAAGGGCGGCGTTCGACATGCATATTCAAGTGAAACTAAAACCGTGGCCAGTTCCTAACGACCGGGCTAAACTTCCATATAGGCAGATAAAGCATCACAATATTGTTAAACTTGCCTTTTATTCCCTTTATTGAACTAGGATATGCTTTGACTGGAAAAgaagcaacaaaaacaaacataggTGTTACATTGAATACATCGCGATATCGAAACTCGAGAAATAACAGTACGGCATGACATTTGAATAGAGAGTACGGACAAGTTTCAAACGGCAaaaccaaaaagaaaaaatttgaaagcccTGTTTGGACCATAATCTTGTACATTGAATTAAGCAAACATAACAAGAGTTGAAAATTCTAGAAACTTTCCTGCATGTGTAAGAGCGTTATACGACAAACAAAGCGCAAAACGCAAGTGCAGCGATGAAGAAATAGGGAACCTATTTACAAGGCCCGTTTTGCTTACTGCCTGACAACATGCTGAgcgagtcatttttccagcaGCGTTGTTGCGAAACATAACGTCCTCAAATAACAGAAAGCGATAAAAGTAAGTCATGACTGCATGTTTTTTGCCTTGTCATGTTGCGCAATGAAACagaataatgaaaatatcaaTAGAATGCATGTTACCACAACACGACAAACCGCTTTCGCTAATAAATGAAGTTTCTATAGAAAGCATAGACTAATCACGGCGAGGATAGCTTTTGGAAACTCTCAAAAGTCAACAAGAAGTTTATGGGCATTGTAGCAAATAAACTCGGTAAACAACGACGAAAAAATAACGAAAAACAAGTGTGTGGCCCGTTACACGATGCTGGTATTACATACCTCAAAATATTTGAACGGTATAGGCTAAATAGATCGAACTGTTTGTGAGCgctaacaaataaaaatacaccAAAAAGTACAGTACAATCAAACTTCGGAGTCCAGAACGGTATGAACTACCTGGGCTTCTTAAATAGACGATTTAAGACCGGAAAGcagttttaaaatagtacaTCAAGGGACTTTCGTGATAAAATGAACATACCAAGATTAACTGGTAAAAACAAGTACGAACGATATTAGGTAATAACAGTTAAGATAAAAAGGTGGCGCGTAAAAACTTACGTTAGTATAAACTTTAGGCAACTCTTCACCATTCAAAAGTCCCGGCATTACTGATAATAACGCGTTAAAATAGGGGCATTAGCGGGTGAACGcttaaaaatacacaaaaatgcACCATAGCAATAACATTGACGTATAAGGTAGCGTCTCGACGTGCGTTAGTCAAAAAAAACAGAACAACGACATACGTTTGAACAGGATAAGACTAAGAAGAGATATGTAATACTATTTCCTGTTGCACGCTCACATAGACAGGCTTCCTAGAAATGCTTTGACGATATTATACCAGTCACTGTTCGTTATTTAACGCGCAACAGGTTACAATTATTACtttaactgaaaaaaaaacgaagcAATTGACAAACCACAAAGCACCGATTCGGAGTTTGGTTTGCGTGTCAGGCACCGTTGACAGATTTTTATCGAGTAACAATTGCATGTGATTTGAGAACacgaaacaaaattaaaaaacaataagcCATTTAGTACACCCTACAATAGCAGAATAATATATCGACTAGGCCCtgttacatttcaaaaaggTTTCAGAAcagtaaaaaattataacgtgGCAAAATTACCGTTGTTGCAGCTTGATAATTATAATCAGACGAAACAACACGGCCATTCGCTACGAGTCGAAGACTTTAACGGGAGCACTTCACACCAATCGCAGGGAACAAGCGGCGGGTTCACGtcgataaaaaaatttcatttgaaaGAGTAAAAGGACCAAAATCGAGTCAAGAGTCTAATCATCTAACTGTCAAGTTGAGGGGTTCGTCGCTCGATCCTCCCTTTTCCTCCCAATTGCCTTTGGAAGTGATGCTGTGATTGATATGGATCGTAGGGACGCTCAAATCCAGCGGCTGATCGTCGCCTAATTCAATAGAAAAGTGAAAAGCGTGAATGAAACCGACAAACGGTTTGTATGATACGAAAAACAAACGAagaatataattaatttattatctTTGCAGGTTCTTGCCTTCTCTACACAGTTTGGGCTACCGCACACTCTTACAGCTCTCAAACTTGTTTTGCACTTTCGCAACATCAAT
The Clavelina lepadiformis chromosome 4, kaClaLepa1.1, whole genome shotgun sequence DNA segment above includes these coding regions:
- the LOC143451701 gene encoding polyamine-transporting ATPase 13A3-like is translated as MYHLEDSNETDSGQSLIPPLAQCSSTDMLECIISLDTQQELVCSGYKRSTFKTSLCYLAIVCTGGFLLLVYYWRPDWKLKCTHSPCRLKVADAVHLATTDDTKQVFVSVVQTMSEELAHLISRRYPPKPSNAANGVLEAEPSYGTAYGRKDSVMYFVHHDFKFFWDPKVQTFVQLGGLDQQVTLEQIHQDSSSGLNKDDLASRQALFGQNVITVKIPSYIELLITEILNPFYIFQLFAVIFWSFDEYYIYASAIFVVSIISAVMSLIQVRKERVRLHDMVEYHNETKTKVFRQNNAEPEVHEVWSKELVPGDVIVIPPSGMLLGFDAALVSGTCIVNESMLTGESVPVTKTPLPSNESELPQTYNIDFQKRHTLFCGTQVVQTRYYPGEAVKAVVVRTGYHTAKGSLVHSILYPKPMDMKLLQDAYRFVGVLFLIAMSGFIYTVVIQSLAGVSASQIALNAVDLITISVPPALPLAMTIGIVYAQLRLKSRKIHCISPQRINISGQVDIVAFDKTGTLTEDGLDLSVVIPVNHRSPGMDSSRFLSPVQPETFQSDLGLSHQITHCMATCHTLTIINQEINGDPLDLKMFEATQWQLFEPKIEDESKYDQLQTTYVRPSPSLLDGEPTLVDSMNLSDPSPSDNENSTSSYDIGIVRQFPFSSSLQRASVIVKPYRSQGRDMVVYMKGAPEKVAKLCRPESLPSDFHDTLKSYTEKGFRMIGMAYKNLKTSWLKAQKIERASVECELTFLGLVAMQNKLKPQSSSALEKLHQANIRTLMVTGDNILTSLSVARESGMIGAHDLVLLAHTTAPTSTEPAQLRWQPAENAASCSSLSNSKESSPFSSGDEKAFKRMKKVAIELEETVSSSWHLAVSGHDYSIIEEYFQEWMEVLAVKGTIFARMSPDQKTSLMENLQSVDYHVCMCGDGANDCGALKRAHAGLSLSEYEASVAAPFTSHTDLGIECVPTLIREGRAALVTSFGVFKFMALYSVIQFCSITILYNVLSNLSDFEYLYIDLIIIDVVALTMSRNHAHSKLHHKRPASSLVSAEVLTSLICQILFQLGAQLAAFFLVQEQCWYTSLTPAQAKNQTYGNATICPSLNHVEDQSQLENDDNLLTYEGATIFYLSCFLYMSVSVAFSRGKPFRTSIYKNKFFIISLILLIGFTIFLMFFAPLDVDNFFEVRPIPDQIFLAILVAIAGGHFLLSVSFEMMVVENSDLWDSIRRSCSCFLRKHVSKRYKVVLGFLQSNCDPIVSSDVAGGDPYQYFVSVADKPPNPFQVVGQTLRSNVKDDRKSFVSIKTGF